Proteins encoded together in one Bradyrhizobium sp. PSBB068 window:
- a CDS encoding UbiH/UbiF family hydroxylase, whose amino-acid sequence MTDSSLDYDVIVIGGGPAGLTAAIALADAGARTALLARRAPYADNRTTALLGASTDILERLDVWRRCSDKAAALKTMRLVDDTGRLIRAPEVRFNSDEIGREQFGFNIDNRALVAALEERAGEIAALTRFDDEAAAVQPDDAGVTVVTRQGQPLRARLVVGADGRNSLSREAAGIEVVSRALGQSALTFNITHSRPHRNISTEFHTEHGPCVFVPLSGDRSSVVWVSTPKEAERLKALGDEELSEAAERQSHSILGRVEVQPGRHVFPLAIERPRQFARNRIALVGESAHVLPPIGAQGLNMGLRDAADIAEIAGQAIGRGEDPGAPNVLARYQAARRPDVASRTWAIDIANRSLLSDFLGVQTARAAGLHVLGAFGPLRRLAMREGLAPSWRR is encoded by the coding sequence ATGACCGACAGCTCGCTCGATTATGACGTTATCGTAATAGGCGGCGGCCCGGCCGGATTGACGGCTGCGATCGCACTCGCCGATGCCGGCGCGCGGACCGCGCTGCTGGCGCGCCGCGCGCCCTATGCCGACAACCGCACCACCGCGCTGCTCGGCGCTTCGACCGACATCCTGGAACGGCTCGACGTCTGGCGGCGCTGCAGCGACAAGGCGGCCGCGCTCAAGACCATGCGCCTGGTCGACGACACCGGCCGCCTGATCCGCGCACCGGAAGTGCGGTTCAATTCCGACGAGATCGGCCGCGAGCAGTTCGGCTTCAACATCGACAACCGCGCGCTGGTCGCGGCGCTCGAGGAGCGCGCCGGCGAGATCGCAGCGCTGACGCGGTTCGACGACGAGGCCGCCGCGGTGCAGCCGGATGATGCCGGGGTCACCGTGGTGACGCGGCAGGGCCAGCCGCTGCGGGCCCGGCTCGTGGTCGGCGCCGATGGCCGCAATTCATTGTCCCGCGAGGCCGCCGGTATCGAGGTTGTCAGCCGCGCGCTCGGGCAGTCCGCCCTCACCTTCAACATCACCCACAGCCGCCCGCACCGGAACATCTCGACCGAGTTTCACACCGAGCACGGCCCTTGCGTGTTCGTGCCGCTCAGCGGCGACCGCAGCAGCGTGGTCTGGGTTTCGACACCCAAGGAGGCCGAGCGGCTGAAGGCGCTCGGCGACGAGGAATTGTCCGAAGCGGCCGAGCGGCAATCGCATTCGATTCTCGGCCGCGTCGAGGTGCAGCCCGGACGGCATGTATTTCCGCTCGCCATCGAGCGGCCTCGGCAGTTCGCCAGGAACCGGATCGCGCTGGTCGGAGAATCCGCCCATGTGCTGCCGCCGATCGGCGCGCAGGGCCTCAACATGGGGCTGCGCGATGCCGCCGATATCGCCGAGATCGCGGGCCAGGCGATCGGCCGCGGCGAGGATCCCGGCGCGCCGAACGTGCTGGCACGCTACCAGGCCGCGCGGCGGCCCGACGTGGCCAGCCGGACCTGGGCGATCGACATCGCCAACCGCTCGCTGCTGAGCGATTTCCTCGGCGTGCAGACCGCGCGTGCCGCCGGCCTGCACGTGCTCGGCGCGTTCGGCCCGCTGCGGCGTCTGGCGATGCGCGAGGGCCTTGCGCCGTCCTGGCG
- a CDS encoding phosphatidylcholine synthase has product MEHSSQPDALPERMRTAAFSVHIFTALGAGVALLAMLEAVREHWANMFAWLGVALIIDGIDGPLARRLDVVRLQPNWSGEVLDLVVDFVTYVFVPAYAITASGMLLPLAAPILGIGIVVSSALYFADRRMKADDNHFRGFPALWNAAAFYLFLLHLPPVLSTIVVALLIVLTFAPFHVLHPFRVVRLRWLTLWLLGAWAVLGAYTLANDFVVGAPITFGLCAIAVYIVGSDTVIRRMKAFRA; this is encoded by the coding sequence ATGGAGCACTCGAGCCAGCCGGATGCGCTGCCAGAACGGATGCGGACCGCCGCATTCTCCGTTCATATTTTCACGGCACTCGGCGCCGGGGTGGCGCTGCTGGCGATGCTGGAGGCCGTGCGCGAGCACTGGGCCAACATGTTCGCCTGGCTCGGGGTTGCGCTGATCATCGACGGGATCGACGGCCCGCTGGCGCGCCGGCTCGACGTGGTTCGGCTGCAGCCGAACTGGTCGGGCGAGGTGCTCGACCTGGTGGTCGATTTCGTCACCTATGTGTTCGTGCCGGCCTATGCGATCACCGCGAGCGGCATGCTGCTGCCGCTGGCCGCGCCGATCCTCGGCATCGGCATCGTGGTCTCCAGCGCGCTGTATTTCGCCGACCGCCGCATGAAGGCCGACGACAATCATTTCCGCGGCTTCCCGGCGCTGTGGAATGCGGCGGCGTTCTATTTGTTCCTGCTGCATCTGCCGCCGGTGCTGTCGACCATCGTGGTCGCGCTGCTGATCGTGCTGACCTTCGCGCCGTTTCACGTGCTGCACCCGTTCCGCGTGGTGCGGCTGCGCTGGCTGACGCTGTGGCTGCTCGGCGCCTGGGCGGTGCTCGGCGCGTATACGCTCGCCAACGATTTCGTGGTTGGCGCGCCCATCACCTTCGGTCTCTGCGCCATTGCCGTCTACATTGTCGGCAGCGATACCGTGATCCGCCGGATGAAAGCCTTCAGAGCATGA
- a CDS encoding TerC family protein: MMQLISSPEAWAALLTLTALEIVLGIDNVIFLSVLVSRIPQPQANRARQIGLLLALVFRILLLSILVWLIGLTQPVISVQDISLSWRDIILIGGGLFLIAKATHEIHGEVEARDVEEREKPSPNAFFWVIVQIIIIDLVFSLDSIITAIGMAQDIEIMVAAVVIACAIMYISSGPVARFVAEHPTTKMLALAFLVLIGVALVADGFKFHIPRGYIYFAIVFAVAVEMFNVLAKRNRKKAAR; the protein is encoded by the coding sequence ATGATGCAATTGATCAGCAGCCCGGAAGCCTGGGCAGCGCTGTTGACCCTGACTGCGCTTGAGATCGTGCTCGGCATCGACAACGTCATCTTCCTGTCGGTGCTCGTCTCGCGGATTCCGCAACCGCAGGCCAACCGCGCGCGGCAGATCGGTTTGCTGCTGGCGCTGGTGTTCCGCATTCTGCTGCTGTCGATCCTGGTCTGGCTGATCGGGCTGACCCAACCGGTGATATCAGTGCAGGACATCTCACTGTCGTGGCGCGACATCATCCTGATCGGCGGCGGCCTGTTCCTGATCGCCAAGGCGACCCACGAAATCCACGGCGAGGTCGAGGCGCGTGACGTCGAGGAGAGGGAGAAGCCGAGCCCCAACGCATTCTTCTGGGTGATCGTGCAGATCATCATCATCGACCTCGTGTTCTCGCTGGACTCGATCATCACCGCGATCGGTATGGCGCAGGACATCGAGATCATGGTCGCGGCGGTCGTGATCGCCTGCGCCATCATGTACATCTCGTCCGGACCGGTGGCGCGGTTTGTCGCGGAGCATCCGACCACCAAGATGCTGGCGCTGGCGTTCCTGGTGCTGATCGGCGTGGCACTGGTAGCCGACGGCTTCAAATTCCACATTCCGCGCGGCTACATCTATTTCGCGATCGTCTTCGCGGTCGCGGTCGAGATGTTCAACGTGCTGGCCAAACGCAACCGCAAGAAGGCCGCGCGCTAA
- a CDS encoding quinone oxidoreductase — protein MTKAVRVHKVGGPEVLTYEDVEVGAPGTGEVRIRQHAVGLNFIDVYFRTGLYKAPGLPFIAGNEAAGEVLAVGPGVTNFHPGDRVAYYYNLGGYASERVIPADKLVKLPDHITYEQGAVLMLKGLTVWYLLHKTFKVEQGHRVLIHAAAGGIGLLACQWARALGAHVIGTVGSKAKADLALANGCDHVILYNEENFVERVKQISRGELCDVVYDGVGKTTFPGSLSCLRPRGLFVSFGNASGPVPPFPLAELNNHGSLFATRPKLNDYVGTRKELLEGADTLFAAVINGKLHVPINHAYALKDAAKAHIDLESRATTGAAILRP, from the coding sequence ATGACCAAGGCTGTGCGCGTGCACAAGGTGGGGGGACCGGAAGTCCTGACCTATGAGGACGTCGAGGTGGGCGCACCCGGGACCGGCGAGGTCAGGATCCGCCAGCATGCGGTCGGGCTCAACTTCATCGACGTCTATTTCCGCACCGGCCTCTACAAGGCGCCCGGCCTGCCGTTCATTGCCGGCAACGAGGCCGCGGGCGAGGTTTTGGCGGTCGGTCCGGGAGTGACCAATTTCCACCCCGGCGATCGTGTCGCCTACTACTACAACCTCGGCGGTTACGCCTCCGAGCGCGTCATCCCGGCCGACAAACTCGTCAAACTGCCCGACCACATCACCTATGAGCAGGGCGCCGTGCTGATGCTCAAGGGGCTCACGGTCTGGTACCTGCTGCACAAGACCTTCAAGGTCGAGCAGGGCCATCGGGTACTGATCCACGCCGCGGCCGGCGGCATCGGGCTGCTCGCCTGCCAGTGGGCGCGGGCGCTCGGCGCACATGTCATCGGCACTGTCGGCTCGAAGGCGAAGGCCGATCTCGCGCTCGCCAATGGCTGCGACCATGTCATCCTCTACAACGAGGAGAACTTCGTCGAACGCGTCAAGCAGATCAGCCGCGGTGAGCTCTGCGACGTGGTCTATGACGGCGTCGGCAAGACCACGTTCCCGGGATCGCTATCGTGCCTCAGGCCGCGCGGCCTGTTCGTCTCGTTCGGCAACGCCTCGGGCCCGGTGCCGCCGTTCCCGCTCGCCGAGCTCAACAACCACGGCTCGCTGTTCGCGACGCGGCCGAAGCTCAACGATTATGTCGGCACCCGCAAGGAACTGCTCGAAGGCGCCGACACGCTGTTCGCCGCCGTGATCAACGGCAAGCTGCACGTGCCGATCAACCACGCCTACGCGCTGAAGGATGCGGCGAAGGCGCATATCGACCTGGAAAGCCGGGCCACCACCGGCGCGGCAATTCTCAGGCCGTAG
- a CDS encoding acetylornithine transaminase → MTNATHPFDALMDITARPEVVFVRGAGSYLWDANRNRYLDFVQGWAVNPLGHSPVIVADALAAQARRLLTPSPAFYNEQSLKLAKALVDSSCFDQVFFANSGAEANEGAIKLARKFGAKYKGGAHEIITFEGGFHGRTLATMSASGKKAFEPLFEPKVSGFRKARLNDIESVRKLISPSTVAVMLEPIQGEAGVWPASDAFLQELRALTQQRGLLLIVDEIQTGIGRTGKLFGHEHAGIAPDIMTLGKGIGGGVPLAALLATEHASCFDHGDQGGTFNGNPLMCAAGLVVLDQIGKPDFLKSVTDTGLLLERELQRLSARHGLGEIRGRGLLLALDLKMPIGAAVMAEALAAGVLVNSPQPDTLRFMPALNVTREEIALMIDCLDTVLTKVGAARRVA, encoded by the coding sequence ATGACCAACGCCACCCATCCGTTCGACGCGCTGATGGACATCACCGCCCGCCCGGAGGTCGTGTTCGTGCGCGGCGCCGGCTCCTATCTCTGGGACGCCAACCGCAACCGCTATCTCGATTTCGTGCAGGGCTGGGCCGTCAATCCGCTCGGCCATTCGCCGGTCATCGTCGCCGACGCGCTGGCGGCGCAGGCCCGGCGGCTGCTGACGCCGAGCCCGGCGTTCTACAACGAGCAGAGCCTGAAACTGGCCAAGGCGCTGGTCGACAGCAGCTGCTTCGACCAGGTGTTCTTCGCCAATTCCGGCGCGGAGGCCAACGAAGGCGCGATCAAGCTCGCGCGGAAATTCGGCGCCAAGTACAAGGGCGGAGCGCACGAGATCATCACCTTCGAAGGCGGCTTCCACGGCCGGACGCTCGCGACCATGTCGGCCTCGGGCAAGAAGGCGTTCGAGCCGCTGTTCGAGCCGAAGGTCTCGGGCTTCCGGAAAGCGCGGCTGAACGATATCGAGTCGGTGCGGAAGTTGATCTCCCCGTCGACGGTCGCGGTCATGCTCGAGCCGATCCAGGGCGAAGCCGGCGTCTGGCCTGCGAGCGACGCATTCCTGCAGGAGTTGCGCGCGCTGACCCAGCAGCGCGGCCTGCTGCTCATCGTCGACGAGATCCAGACCGGCATCGGCCGGACCGGAAAGCTGTTCGGCCATGAGCATGCCGGGATCGCGCCCGACATCATGACGCTCGGCAAGGGCATCGGCGGCGGCGTGCCGCTGGCGGCGCTGCTCGCAACCGAACATGCCTCCTGCTTCGATCACGGCGATCAGGGCGGCACCTTCAACGGCAATCCGCTGATGTGTGCCGCGGGTCTCGTCGTGCTCGATCAGATCGGCAAGCCCGATTTCCTGAAATCGGTCACCGACACCGGGCTGCTGCTCGAGCGTGAATTGCAGCGGCTATCGGCGCGGCACGGGCTCGGCGAGATCAGGGGCCGCGGCCTGCTGCTCGCGCTCGACCTCAAGATGCCGATCGGCGCAGCTGTGATGGCCGAGGCGTTAGCGGCCGGCGTGCTGGTCAACTCGCCGCAGCCCGACACGCTGCGCTTCATGCCGGCGCTCAACGTCACACGGGAGGAGATCGCCTTGATGATCGACTGCCTGGATACGGTGCTGACCAAGGTCGGAGCAGCAAGGCGGGTGGCGTAA
- the rimO gene encoding 30S ribosomal protein S12 methylthiotransferase RimO — protein MQEAAAPKVSFVSLGCPKALVDSERIITRLRAEGYELARKHDGADIVIVNTCGFLDSAKQESLAAIGEAMAENGKVIVTGCMGAEPEQIESAYPGVLSITGPQQYESVLDAVHRALPPAHNPHLDLVPPQGVKLTPRHYAYLKISEGCNNRCSFCIIPKLRGDLVSRPANDVLREAEKLVKAGVKELLVISQDTSAYGVDLKYAESPWQDRSVRAKFYDLAKELGELGAWVRLQYVYPYPHVDEVIGLMTDGKVLPYLDIPFQHASPDVLRAMKRPAAQEKTLARIQKWREQCPELTLRSTFIVGFPGETDADFAYLLDWLDEAGIDRLGCFKYEPVAGATSNAIGNPVPDEVKQERWNALMARQQKISARRLKRKVGTRQQVIIDEVGPTVAKGRSKADAPEIDGAVYLSSRRPLKVGEIVTAKIERSDEYDLHGTVAGF, from the coding sequence ATGCAAGAGGCCGCCGCGCCGAAAGTGAGCTTTGTGTCCTTGGGTTGCCCCAAGGCGCTGGTCGATTCCGAACGCATCATCACCCGGCTGCGCGCGGAGGGCTATGAGCTGGCGCGCAAGCATGACGGGGCCGACATCGTCATCGTCAACACCTGCGGCTTCCTAGATAGCGCCAAGCAGGAATCGCTCGCCGCGATCGGCGAAGCCATGGCGGAGAACGGCAAGGTCATCGTCACCGGCTGCATGGGCGCCGAACCCGAGCAGATCGAGAGCGCCTATCCCGGCGTGCTCTCGATCACCGGACCGCAGCAATATGAGAGCGTGCTGGACGCCGTGCATCGGGCGCTGCCGCCGGCGCACAATCCGCATCTCGACCTGGTGCCGCCGCAGGGCGTCAAGCTGACGCCGCGCCACTACGCCTATTTGAAGATCTCCGAAGGCTGCAACAACCGTTGCAGCTTCTGCATCATTCCGAAGCTGCGCGGCGACCTGGTGTCGCGGCCGGCCAATGACGTGCTGCGCGAGGCCGAGAAGCTGGTGAAGGCCGGCGTGAAGGAATTGCTGGTCATCTCGCAGGACACTTCGGCCTATGGCGTCGACCTGAAATATGCCGAGAGCCCGTGGCAGGATCGCTCGGTGCGCGCGAAGTTCTACGATCTGGCAAAGGAGCTCGGCGAGCTCGGCGCCTGGGTGCGGCTGCAATATGTCTACCCCTACCCGCATGTCGACGAGGTCATCGGCCTGATGACCGATGGCAAGGTGCTGCCCTATCTCGACATCCCGTTCCAGCATGCGAGCCCCGACGTGCTGCGCGCGATGAAGCGTCCGGCCGCGCAGGAGAAGACGCTGGCACGGATCCAGAAGTGGCGCGAGCAATGCCCGGAGCTGACGCTGCGCTCGACCTTCATCGTCGGCTTCCCCGGCGAGACCGATGCCGATTTCGCCTATCTGCTCGACTGGCTCGATGAAGCCGGGATCGATCGCCTCGGCTGCTTCAAATACGAGCCGGTGGCCGGCGCCACGTCGAATGCGATCGGCAACCCGGTGCCCGACGAGGTCAAGCAGGAGCGCTGGAACGCGCTGATGGCCCGGCAGCAGAAGATTTCCGCGCGCCGCCTCAAGCGCAAGGTCGGCACCCGCCAGCAGGTGATCATCGACGAGGTCGGTCCGACAGTGGCAAAAGGCCGTTCAAAGGCCGACGCGCCGGAGATCGACGGCGCGGTGTACCTCAGCAGCCGCCGCCCGCTGAAGGTCGGCGAAATCGTCACCGCCAAGATCGAGCGTTCCGACGAATACGATCTCCACGGCACCGTCGCCGGATTCTGA
- a CDS encoding ANTAR domain-containing protein codes for MSAESSPRIVIVDESPIRAAILEEGLREAGYTDVVHISEMQSLLSRIYALDPEIIVIDLENPSRDVLEQMFQVSRAVRRPIAMFVDQSDAASIQASVEAGVSAYIVDGLKKERMKPILDLCVSRFNAFAKLQDELDRTKHALEERKVIDRAKGILMKVKGLTEEEAYVLMRSTAMREKKKIGEIAQSILTASELLK; via the coding sequence ATGAGCGCAGAATCGTCTCCCAGGATCGTCATCGTCGACGAGAGCCCGATCCGCGCGGCCATCCTGGAGGAGGGGCTGCGGGAGGCCGGCTACACCGACGTGGTCCATATCAGCGAGATGCAGAGCCTGCTGTCGCGGATCTACGCGCTCGATCCCGAAATCATCGTCATCGACCTTGAGAACCCCAGCCGCGACGTGCTGGAACAGATGTTCCAGGTCAGCCGTGCGGTGCGCCGGCCGATCGCGATGTTCGTCGACCAGAGCGACGCTGCCTCGATCCAGGCCTCGGTGGAGGCGGGCGTCTCCGCCTATATCGTCGACGGCCTCAAGAAGGAGCGGATGAAGCCGATCCTCGATCTCTGCGTGTCGCGCTTCAATGCCTTCGCCAAGCTGCAGGATGAGCTCGACCGCACCAAGCACGCGCTGGAGGAGCGCAAGGTGATCGACCGCGCCAAGGGCATCCTGATGAAGGTGAAGGGGCTGACCGAGGAGGAGGCCTATGTGCTGATGCGCTCGACCGCGATGCGCGAGAAAAAGAAAATCGGGGAGATCGCGCAATCGATCCTGACGGCGTCGGAGCTCTTGAAATGA
- a CDS encoding ABC transporter substrate-binding protein — protein sequence MTTPLRIGFIPLVDAAALIVAVDKGYAATEGLDITLVREVSWSNVRDKLNIGLFDAAHLLAPVAIASSLGLGHVKVPITAPFNLGLNGNAITVSPALHAALMEEIDGDRFDPMATAQALARVVAKRRKSGAEPLTFGMTFPFSTHNYQLRFWMAAGGVDPDEDVQLVVLPPPYMVDSLANGHVDAFCVGAPWNSIAVDLGVGHILHFVSDILLSAVEKVLAVRQSWSEKHPDVVASLVRAHLRAAEFIEQPENRPEVARILSSPERLGVDASVIQRTLDGRLKISPDGTMRESNRYLLVGREAAARPDPAQAAWLYAQMVRWGQTPYRPEALKAAMAVFRPDLYDAASGRPAGASHAIGAFAGPPFDPADIPGHLAAFRIGRWKP from the coding sequence ATGACCACACCCTTGCGCATCGGGTTCATTCCTCTGGTCGACGCCGCCGCATTGATCGTCGCCGTCGACAAGGGTTATGCCGCGACTGAGGGCCTCGACATCACGCTGGTCCGCGAAGTGTCGTGGTCGAACGTCCGCGACAAACTGAATATCGGCCTGTTCGATGCCGCCCATCTGCTGGCGCCGGTCGCGATCGCCTCGAGCCTCGGGCTTGGCCACGTCAAGGTGCCGATTACAGCGCCGTTCAATCTCGGGCTTAACGGCAACGCCATCACGGTCTCGCCGGCGCTGCATGCCGCGCTGATGGAGGAGATCGACGGTGACCGCTTCGATCCGATGGCGACCGCGCAGGCGCTGGCCCGCGTGGTTGCGAAGCGGCGCAAGAGCGGGGCCGAGCCGCTGACCTTCGGCATGACCTTCCCGTTCTCGACCCACAATTATCAATTGCGATTCTGGATGGCTGCCGGCGGCGTCGATCCCGATGAGGACGTCCAGCTCGTGGTGCTGCCGCCGCCCTACATGGTCGACAGTCTCGCCAACGGGCACGTCGATGCGTTCTGCGTCGGCGCGCCTTGGAATTCGATCGCGGTTGATCTCGGCGTCGGCCACATCCTGCACTTCGTCTCCGACATCCTGCTCAGCGCGGTGGAGAAGGTGCTCGCGGTGCGCCAGAGCTGGTCGGAGAAGCATCCAGACGTCGTGGCGTCACTGGTGCGCGCGCATCTGCGCGCCGCCGAGTTCATCGAGCAACCGGAGAACCGGCCCGAGGTCGCGCGCATTCTTAGCTCACCCGAGCGGCTCGGCGTCGACGCCAGCGTCATCCAGCGCACGCTCGATGGTCGTTTGAAGATCTCGCCGGACGGCACCATGCGCGAGAGCAATCGCTATTTGCTGGTGGGGCGCGAGGCGGCGGCGCGGCCGGATCCCGCGCAGGCGGCCTGGCTCTACGCCCAGATGGTGCGATGGGGCCAGACACCGTACCGGCCGGAGGCGCTGAAGGCCGCCATGGCGGTGTTCAGGCCCGACCTCTACGACGCCGCGTCCGGTCGCCCGGCAGGCGCCTCCCACGCCATCGGCGCGTTCGCCGGTCCACCGTTCGATCCGGCCGACATCCCCGGCCATCTGGCTGCATTCAGGATCGGGCGCTGGAAGCCCTGA
- a CDS encoding LamB/YcsF family protein — protein sequence MTKTVDLNCDLGESFGPWEMGNDAAMIELATSVNVACGFHAGDADIMRKTVELAKARGVSVGAHPGYRDLHGFGRRPMPGLTSSEIENLIAYQIGALQAIATAAGHKVTHVKAHGAISNVACEDDMTARAIANAIKAVDPSLVFVVLANSKLVRAGEAANLRMAHEVFADRAYEDDGNLVSRKKPGAVLHDPKAIAERVVRMVQDGAVVSVTGKVIKMQTDTVCIHGDTRGAVEIAQGLREALKQAGITVAPFKTAH from the coding sequence ATGACCAAAACCGTCGACCTCAATTGCGATCTCGGCGAAAGCTTCGGCCCCTGGGAAATGGGCAATGATGCGGCGATGATCGAGCTAGCGACCTCGGTCAACGTCGCCTGCGGCTTCCATGCCGGCGATGCCGACATCATGCGCAAGACGGTCGAGCTCGCGAAGGCGCGCGGCGTCAGCGTCGGCGCCCATCCCGGCTATCGCGACCTGCATGGTTTCGGTCGCCGTCCGATGCCGGGGCTGACGTCCTCGGAGATCGAGAACCTGATCGCCTACCAGATCGGCGCCTTGCAGGCGATCGCGACTGCGGCCGGCCACAAGGTCACCCACGTGAAGGCGCATGGCGCGATTTCCAACGTCGCCTGCGAGGACGACATGACCGCGCGGGCGATCGCCAATGCGATCAAGGCCGTCGATCCGAGCCTCGTGTTCGTGGTGCTGGCAAACTCGAAGCTGGTGCGCGCCGGCGAAGCCGCCAACTTACGGATGGCGCATGAGGTGTTTGCCGATCGCGCCTATGAGGACGACGGCAATCTGGTGTCGCGCAAGAAGCCCGGTGCGGTGCTGCATGATCCCAAGGCGATCGCCGAGCGCGTGGTGCGGATGGTGCAGGATGGTGCGGTCGTCTCGGTCACCGGCAAGGTGATCAAGATGCAGACCGATACCGTATGCATTCACGGCGATACGCGCGGCGCCGTCGAGATCGCGCAGGGCCTGCGCGAAGCGCTGAAGCAGGCCGGCATCACGGTTGCGCCGTTCAAGACCGCGCACTGA
- a CDS encoding biotin-dependent carboxyltransferase — protein sequence MSKLVVTSIGPASSVQDGGRPGSQRYGLVPSGAMDRLSLAAANTLVGNDPFAAAVEIGPFGAAFTARGGAVRVGLAGASRNADIGGRPVAFDSSATLAEGETLNLGFARGGSFSYLAIEHGIEGEPMFGSLAVNARAGLGSPYPRPLQSGDELTTKAASAAAERRIELPAETDAPIRVVFGPQDDEFAEDNKKLFIDSEWKISATSDRMGYRLEGPVIRHLDGHNIVSDGTVNGSIQVPGNGQPIVLMPDRGTSGGYPKIATVITADFGRFAQLSAGRPFRFKAVTMAEAQAEAIKLHALLRSLPDRLRGIEDFGLNIEALRDANVAGQAVSAVDVSTWQVALP from the coding sequence ATGAGCAAGCTCGTCGTCACCTCGATCGGCCCGGCAAGCTCGGTGCAGGACGGCGGGCGCCCGGGCTCGCAGCGTTACGGCCTGGTGCCGAGCGGCGCGATGGACCGGCTTTCACTGGCGGCCGCCAACACGCTGGTCGGCAACGACCCGTTCGCCGCCGCGGTCGAAATCGGCCCGTTCGGCGCCGCCTTCACCGCACGCGGCGGCGCGGTGCGCGTCGGGCTCGCCGGGGCATCGCGCAACGCTGACATCGGCGGCCGGCCGGTCGCGTTCGACAGTTCGGCGACGCTCGCCGAGGGCGAGACGCTCAATCTCGGCTTCGCGCGCGGTGGTTCGTTCAGCTATCTCGCGATCGAGCACGGCATCGAAGGCGAGCCGATGTTCGGCAGCCTCGCGGTCAATGCCCGCGCCGGGCTCGGCAGCCCCTACCCGCGCCCGCTGCAGAGCGGCGACGAGCTGACGACAAAAGCCGCCAGCGCCGCCGCCGAGCGCCGCATCGAGTTGCCGGCGGAGACCGATGCGCCGATCCGCGTCGTGTTCGGCCCGCAGGACGACGAGTTCGCCGAGGACAACAAGAAGCTGTTCATCGACAGCGAGTGGAAGATCTCGGCCACCAGCGACCGCATGGGCTACCGTCTCGAGGGTCCCGTCATCAGGCACCTCGACGGCCACAACATCGTCTCCGACGGCACCGTGAACGGCAGCATCCAGGTGCCCGGCAACGGCCAGCCGATCGTGCTGATGCCCGACCGCGGCACCAGCGGTGGCTATCCGAAGATAGCGACCGTGATCACGGCGGATTTCGGTCGCTTCGCGCAGCTCTCGGCCGGCCGGCCGTTCCGCTTCAAAGCGGTGACGATGGCGGAAGCGCAGGCCGAAGCGATCAAGCTCCACGCGCTGCTGCGTTCACTGCCCGACCGCCTCCGCGGCATCGAGGATTTTGGTCTCAACATCGAAGCGCTGCGGGATGCGAATGTCGCGGGCCAGGCGGTCAGCGCTGTGGATGTATCGACCTGGCAAGTCGCGTTACCCTGA
- the pxpB gene encoding 5-oxoprolinase subunit PxpB encodes MAEPLSPPRLLPSGDAAITVEFSRTIDDAANRRVLALDRVIAAEPIAGITETVPTYRSLLVHYDPVQISFDALGEQLLARAAKAPPTETGTRRWRIPVTYGGEHGIDLEDVAKSLKTTPDQIVARHVAGDYRVAMIGFTPGWSYLSGLETFLHMPRRKDPRLLTPAGTISIGGIQTGVQCLAGPSGWHLLGRTPVRTYQLHRDPTFLLEPGDAITFTAIDAKTFAEQDRAAEAGEVVAELVTP; translated from the coding sequence ATGGCCGAACCCTTAAGTCCTCCCCGCCTTTTGCCGAGTGGCGATGCCGCCATCACGGTGGAATTCAGCCGCACCATCGATGATGCCGCCAACCGGCGGGTGCTCGCGCTCGACCGGGTGATCGCAGCCGAGCCGATCGCCGGCATCACCGAGACCGTGCCGACCTACCGTTCGCTGCTGGTGCATTACGATCCCGTGCAGATCAGCTTCGACGCGCTCGGCGAGCAGCTGCTCGCGCGCGCCGCCAAGGCACCGCCGACCGAGACCGGCACGCGGCGCTGGCGGATTCCCGTCACCTATGGCGGCGAGCACGGCATCGATCTCGAGGATGTCGCCAAGAGCCTCAAGACCACGCCCGACCAGATCGTCGCCCGCCATGTCGCCGGCGACTATCGCGTCGCCATGATCGGCTTTACGCCCGGCTGGTCCTATCTCAGCGGGCTGGAGACATTCCTGCACATGCCCCGGCGCAAGGATCCGCGGCTGCTGACCCCGGCCGGTACCATCTCGATCGGCGGCATCCAGACCGGCGTGCAGTGCCTGGCCGGCCCGAGCGGCTGGCACCTGCTCGGCCGCACCCCGGTGCGAACCTACCAATTGCATCGCGACCCGACGTTCCTGCTGGAGCCAGGCGATGCCATCACCTTTACGGCGATCGACGCCAAGACCTTTGCAGAACAGGACCGCGCCGCCGAGGCCGGCGAGGTCGTCGCGGAACTGGTGACGCCATGA